In a genomic window of Pseudoliparis swirei isolate HS2019 ecotype Mariana Trench chromosome 20, NWPU_hadal_v1, whole genome shotgun sequence:
- the lpar5b gene encoding lysophosphatidic acid receptor 5b, protein MLNATLEDVAARGARSTAYAAVFGAVAALGLPLNAAALWILLTRNNLKSPSVVFMVNLALSDLLLVAALTTRVYFYAAGVWPLGVLACVWFTMLFINNVRSSAIFITFISVDRLLAVVYPVRSRHRRTAANAWKAAALVWLFVMAANVPESLDFADFLNNSSESGCFEFSRGPRRSVAAYASPALVLAMLAVNVASTAAVSLTLRARLNDSARVKNKVNVVLIFAVNLAMFAVFFLPASLAVFFVGSAPTPTPLVCLASVNCCLDPLLYYFSFDGFWRRAEHERPCRGVRDEGTSPSGFFVSPHPETQRTDDTLLQT, encoded by the coding sequence ATGCTCAACGCCACTTTGGAGGACGTGGCGGCGCGGGGCGCGAGGAGCACGGCGTACGCCGCGGTGTTCGGCGCCGTGGCGGCGTTGGGCCTGCCCCTCAACGCCGCCGCGCTGTGGATCCTGCTCACCCGCAACAACCTCAAGTCGCCCAGCGTCGTCTTCATGGTCAACCTGGCGCTCTCGGACCTGCTGCTCGTCGCCGCCCTGACCACGAGGGTCTACTTCTACGCCGCGGGCGTCTGGCCCCTCGGCGTCCTGGCGTGCGTCTGGTTCACGATGCTCTTCATCAACAACGTGCGCTCCAGCGccatcttcatcaccttcatcagcGTGGACCGGCTGTTGGCGGTGGTCTACCCCGTGAGGTCGCGACACCGGCGGACGGCGGCCAACGCCTGGAAGGCGGCGGCGCTCGTCTGGCTCTTCGTGATGGCGGCGAACGTCCCCGAGAGCCTGGACTTCGCCGATTTCCTGAACAACTCCAGCGAATCCGGCTGTTTCGAATTCTCCCGCGGGCCTCGAAGGTCCGTCGCGGCGTACGCGTCGCCCGCGTTGGTGCTCGCCATGCTGGCGGTGAACGTGGCGTCCACCGCCGCGGTGTCTCTGACTCTGCGCGCGCGCCTCAACGACTCGGCGAGGGTGAAGAACAAGGTGAACGTCGTGCTGATCTTCGCCGTGAACCTGGCAATGTTCGCCGTGTTCTTCTTGCCCGCGTCGCTGGCCGTGTTCTTCGTCGGCTCGGCGCCGACGCCCACGCCGCTCGTCTGCCTCGCCAGCGTGAACTGCTGCCTGGACCCGCTGCTGTACTACTTCTCCTTCGACGGCTTCTGGAGGAGAGCTGAGCACGAGCGTCCGTGTCGGGGTGTACGAGACGAGGGAACGTCTCCGTCGGGTTTCTTTGTGTCTCCGCACCCTGAAACTCAGAGGACCGATGACACGCTGCTTCAAACATAG